One genomic window of Caldisericia bacterium includes the following:
- a CDS encoding branched-chain amino acid ABC transporter permease has translation MPGWLASGLVYASGLALTSGGITFLYITTRTFNFAHASMATFGFYVVYTLVALKGGNPYIYFPLAFLFGSLLGIIVYFILNRPLLKRKANEITLMMSTLGYDLILLSLIQMYCDYLTHTYKLYPRRVTMSVYDIKIGGMNASTYFAPITAVLIITALSLFLTKTKFGIAMRATIENTPLSEASGINSDKIYLTSWIIGGGMASLGGAVLAMATTGSPVLGMNLIANMFAGAILGGLYSIYGGLFGGFVVGLAEYAIVYWLAQSLGTWVLGYRLAIPLLIMVVTLLFFPRGLAGIQWKKAFKSLSSEKGEAS, from the coding sequence ATGCCAGGATGGTTAGCAAGCGGATTGGTTTATGCAAGTGGTCTTGCATTAACATCTGGGGGAATCACTTTTCTATATATAACCACAAGAACATTTAACTTTGCACACGCAAGTATGGCAACCTTTGGTTTTTATGTAGTCTATACTCTTGTTGCACTTAAAGGTGGAAATCCCTATATCTATTTCCCCCTTGCATTTCTCTTTGGTTCCCTTCTTGGGATAATTGTATATTTTATCTTAAACAGACCACTTCTTAAGAGAAAGGCAAATGAGATAACCCTTATGATGTCAACTCTTGGATACGATCTTATTCTCTTATCCCTTATTCAAATGTACTGCGACTATCTTACCCATACATATAAACTCTACCCAAGAAGGGTTACAATGAGTGTTTATGATATAAAAATCGGTGGGATGAATGCATCCACATACTTTGCTCCAATTACAGCAGTTTTGATAATTACTGCTTTGAGTCTCTTTTTGACAAAGACAAAGTTTGGAATTGCCATGCGTGCTACTATAGAAAATACACCTCTCTCTGAGGCATCTGGAATAAATTCTGACAAGATTTATCTGACTTCATGGATAATAGGCGGTGGCATGGCTTCTCTTGGTGGTGCAGTTCTTGCTATGGCAACAACTGGAAGCCCAGTTCTTGGGATGAACTTAATTGCAAATATGTTTGCTGGTGCAATACTTGGAGGTCTGTACAGTATATATGGAGGACTGTTTGGTGGTTTCGTTGTTGGTCTTGCAGAGTATGCGATAGTGTATTGGCTTGCACAGAGCTTGGGAACATGGGTTCTTGGATACAGACTTGCAATACCACTTCTCATAATGGTCGTAACTCTTCTTTTCTTCCCAAGAGGTCTTGCTGGCATACAGTGGAAAAAGGCTTTTAAATCTTTATCTTCTGAAAAAGGAGAGGCATCATGA
- a CDS encoding ABC transporter ATP-binding protein, translated as MDLLVATNLTKRFGGLIAVNSVDLVVKENSFTLLIGPNGSGKTTFLNVCTGVLKPDGGKVYFEGKDITGLPPNKIYDYGLIRTFQIPIPFLSLTILDNVIAAMRNPGEYPFNALFKRKEWVEVEEENMEKAFSVLKRVGLDEMWDKPAYSLGGAQLKMLEVARALAAGAKLIALDEPIGGVDPIYADEILSYLKELQRSGITFLVIEHRIDIIAPYADYAYAMNRGSIISQGTPDEVLNDPQVVEVYIG; from the coding sequence ATGGATTTACTTGTAGCAACTAACCTTACAAAACGTTTTGGAGGGTTAATTGCTGTTAATTCAGTCGATCTTGTGGTAAAAGAGAACAGTTTTACTCTTCTTATAGGACCAAATGGAAGCGGAAAGACTACTTTTTTAAATGTATGTACCGGTGTATTAAAACCAGATGGTGGAAAAGTTTATTTTGAGGGAAAGGATATTACAGGACTTCCTCCCAATAAGATTTATGATTATGGTCTTATAAGAACCTTTCAGATACCAATTCCCTTTTTGAGTTTAACTATCCTTGACAATGTTATTGCAGCCATGAGGAATCCGGGTGAATATCCTTTTAATGCTTTATTCAAGAGAAAAGAATGGGTGGAGGTGGAAGAGGAAAATATGGAGAAGGCTTTTAGTGTGTTAAAAAGGGTTGGTCTTGATGAAATGTGGGATAAACCAGCTTACTCATTGGGTGGCGCACAGCTTAAAATGTTGGAGGTGGCAAGAGCATTGGCGGCAGGAGCAAAATTGATTGCACTTGATGAGCCGATAGGTGGTGTTGATCCAATATATGCAGATGAGATACTTTCATACCTAAAAGAGCTTCAGAGATCTGGGATTACATTTCTTGTAATAGAACATAGAATTGATATTATTGCCCCTTACGCTGATTATGCTTATGCCATGAATAGAGGAAGTATAATTTCTCAAGGTACTCCAGATGAGGTATTAAATGATCCTCAAGTAGTAGAGGTTTATATTGGTTAA
- a CDS encoding ABC transporter ATP-binding protein yields the protein MLSIKNLYSGYGKLRVLYDVNVEVPKKEITVIVGPNGAGKTTLLNSILGFADVFSGKIYLDGKDITGTPAHRVAQLGISFVPQLGNIFANLTLKENLIMAAYTLPKKEVNKRMEQVLEMFPVIKEFFHRKAGTLSGGERRMLSIGMGLMRNPKIMLLDEPSTDLAPLITKEVMRTVKKLRDELGLTVLLVEQMAKLALDIGDNAYLLVSGQIKFKGKAKELLQHPELSKLYLGIKE from the coding sequence ATGTTAAGTATCAAGAATCTTTACTCTGGATATGGGAAGTTAAGAGTTTTGTATGATGTGAATGTGGAGGTACCAAAAAAGGAGATTACAGTAATTGTAGGACCCAATGGAGCAGGTAAAACCACACTTCTAAACAGTATTCTTGGTTTTGCAGATGTTTTTTCAGGGAAAATCTATCTTGATGGCAAAGACATAACTGGTACCCCTGCTCATAGGGTAGCTCAGCTTGGTATATCCTTTGTCCCACAACTTGGAAATATTTTTGCCAATCTAACATTAAAAGAAAATTTGATTATGGCGGCGTATACCCTTCCTAAAAAGGAAGTGAATAAGAGAATGGAACAGGTACTTGAGATGTTTCCTGTAATTAAGGAGTTTTTTCACAGAAAAGCAGGAACACTTAGTGGTGGAGAGAGAAGAATGCTTTCCATTGGAATGGGGCTTATGAGAAATCCAAAGATAATGTTACTTGATGAGCCAAGTACAGATCTTGCACCTCTTATAACTAAAGAAGTAATGAGAACAGTAAAAAAGTTAAGAGATGAACTGGGTCTTACTGTTCTACTTGTGGAACAGATGGCAAAGTTGGCATTGGATATTGGAGATAATGCATACCTCCTTGTAAGCGGACAGATAAAGTTTAAAGGTAAGGCAAAAGAGCTACTTCAGCATCCAGAATTGTCTAAACTATACCTTGGAATAAAGGAATAA